Proteins encoded in a region of the Nostoc sphaeroides genome:
- a CDS encoding pentapeptide repeat-containing protein: protein MIVAFVAIAILYQFEWSGFGKDENKSETTKVLLNPRTGEKTEFTEKTTSYQSAKTLWDWLGLAGTIAIPFALFYFERSEQRRSEKRSQELEEQTKREKEIAEEQTKREKEIAEELTKHEKKIADNNLNEQVLETYIDKMSELLIDKNLKALIDKELNAAVDIARARTLSVLRRLAQDTERLNSVFEFLSDAELIEYPILRGANFKGVNLSSVNICNANLTRANLIDAILILADLTRANLIDADLTNTNLTYAELGCADLTNANLTRANLTNADLTLANLKNARLIDANFEGAYLIGADLTGADFKGANLKDATLSINNLPDVSTPPDMTVSGKFGRAIGRAIANSIGVDDTALTALIGINKSANLLGANPSGANLSGAKNLTPDQVKKAKNWELAKYDEKFRVKLGLPPDYTSSRL from the coding sequence ATGATTGTTGCGTTTGTGGCGATCGCTATTCTTTATCAATTTGAGTGGAGTGGTTTTGGTAAAGACGAAAACAAATCAGAGACTACAAAGGTATTATTAAATCCGAGAACCGGAGAAAAAACAGAATTCACCGAAAAAACGACAAGTTATCAATCCGCCAAAACATTGTGGGATTGGTTAGGTTTAGCAGGTACAATCGCTATTCCGTTTGCACTGTTTTACTTTGAGAGAAGCGAACAGAGACGTTCTGAAAAACGCTCTCAAGAATTGGAAGAACAAACTAAACGTGAGAAAGAAATTGCTGAAGAACAAACTAAACGTGAGAAAGAAATTGCTGAAGAACTAACTAAACATGAGAAAAAAATTGCTGATAACAATTTGAACGAGCAGGTTCTAGAAACTTATATTGACAAAATGTCGGAACTGTTAATTGATAAAAATCTAAAAGCATTGATTGATAAAGAGTTAAATGCAGCGGTTGATATAGCGCGTGCCAGAACGTTATCGGTGCTACGGAGGCTGGCTCAAGATACAGAGCGACTAAATAGTGTTTTTGAATTTTTATCAGATGCAGAACTCATAGAGTACCCGATTTTAAGAGGAGCCAACTTTAAAGGTGTCAACCTCAGTTCTGTCAACATCTGCAATGCTAACCTCACCCGTGCCAACCTCATAGACGCGATCCTCATCCTAGCCGACCTCACCCGTGCCAACCTCATAGACGCCGACCTCACAAATACCAACCTCACATACGCCGAACTAGGTTGTGCCGACCTCACAAATGCCAACCTCACCCGCGCAAACCTTACAAATGCCGACCTCACCCTTGCCAACCTTAAAAATGCCCGACTTATAGATGCTAACTTCGAGGGTGCTTATCTTATCGGTGCAGACCTAACAGGTGCTGACTTCAAGGGTGCGAACCTTAAAGACGCCACACTCTCAATAAACAATCTTCCAGATGTTTCCACTCCCCCTGACATGACTGTTTCAGGCAAATTCGGTCGTGCGATTGGTCGTGCAATCGCTAATAGCATAGGTGTCGATGACACAGCATTAACAGCCTTAATAGGTATTAATAAAAGTGCCAATCTCTTAGGTGCAAATCCCTCAGGTGCAAATCTCTCAGGTGCAAAAAACCTTACTCCTGATCAAGTTAAGAAAGCAAAAAATTGGGAACTAGCAAAATATGACGAAAAATTTCGTGTCAAGCTTGGTTTACCGCCAGATTACACTTCGAGCAGGTTATAA
- a CDS encoding DUF3854 domain-containing protein, which translates to MVATFNGSSTTATNDVRGHLDQLTLAPLLSEPRNQATQPNSVEQIWTNESVKQHWISFDAFKDFIKQKFGRDRLCAEQFDAMIEFTDSPCRIAEALRWKKPYSGVVYAALMLNADGSVWHSILSLPNDDGTKPYKRLAPSKNGDQCFYPRVVPTIRRLIEQQMGLEKGSIPDDVDFYEWLANSELPLITTEGGEKLFSLICQGYPATTNYGATCGVDKKTKRFKPSLQRIMNRPRTLLVAYDMDSNPSVVASVNKGIDALSYSAQKVGSTVSRPTWDESLGKGIDDLLLTPNGSTLWAQSYNLALCLAIITKMLGIGAVHEVNSFEQLEQLAQLYGTIVELNILKTRMSADNLIAALNQQIRELTHGKDAVESKSHQSKSYQSKSKLIPADILAFELAEDYRERLKYCNEYKEWKYYLGDDSGLWKSQDDHMIETMIQGILDARSIVGYGTDSYIVNIRKFMARRLTVETWPQRTGIVPFLDGVLVLATGKFEKHSPGNYLTWTLPHRFDNPSLRDWPTIRGWFQEVTEGDSQKIQTLICFAAATLRGMSHLQKILYLWGNGGNGKGIYSDILTALVGSENTWSGKIENLDNPNFLVDILNKRSVIFEDQDKVNGGLQTFKTLTGGGSTKAKEVYKKACDVRLSATVLITSNYAALQGSGVGRWLKRRLIVVNMNYCPPIVDTHLREKLYPEMGAFTQYLLTIPESEIINTLNGKNSTGYDLAYWEMAQMTDSIAAWVERHIVRDPKGVVKVGSNKNEWQSSSYRPEISTLFGSYHHYCQNSGQQGKSLPNFTPDLLQVLNHVLGWSDVKQEKTRTGSHFYGIRLRGTFDEAPFPSESSITSNQAGDGGVTDKVMDMVMDSKPYGDGCDGHLQKNLFVNEVNNHPSNFLKSESLGDEKTDFVESLGKTPSPPSQPSPEIAITHTPLALPSISPNHHQSVTNPSPAPSASVTTRQPVRGDRVKLISSGEVYLISWVSCGSDKVLLVSALTGEPLTAPSLLRPGAAAGGLNLIDVSELEFLDT; encoded by the coding sequence CATTTGACGCTTTCAAAGATTTTATTAAGCAGAAGTTTGGGCGTGACCGACTTTGTGCAGAGCAGTTTGACGCGATGATTGAGTTTACAGACTCACCATGCCGGATAGCCGAGGCTTTAAGGTGGAAAAAACCATATTCCGGCGTTGTGTATGCTGCGCTGATGCTGAATGCAGATGGTAGCGTCTGGCATTCAATTTTGAGTCTACCAAACGATGATGGCACAAAACCTTACAAACGGCTGGCTCCATCTAAGAATGGAGATCAGTGCTTCTATCCTCGCGTCGTCCCCACTATTAGAAGGCTCATTGAGCAACAGATGGGACTTGAGAAAGGCAGTATCCCTGATGATGTGGATTTCTATGAATGGTTAGCCAATTCCGAGTTACCTCTAATTACGACCGAAGGCGGGGAAAAACTCTTTAGTCTAATCTGTCAGGGATACCCCGCCACCACCAACTACGGCGCGACCTGTGGGGTAGATAAAAAGACCAAGCGATTCAAGCCCAGCTTACAGCGAATCATGAATCGCCCTAGAACCTTGTTAGTTGCCTATGACATGGATTCTAATCCCTCGGTCGTAGCATCTGTAAACAAGGGGATTGATGCACTGTCTTATTCGGCGCAAAAAGTAGGCTCCACCGTATCGCGCCCCACCTGGGACGAGTCACTAGGCAAAGGGATTGATGACTTGTTGCTGACACCAAACGGTTCAACGCTTTGGGCCCAAAGCTATAATTTAGCGCTATGTCTTGCCATAATCACCAAAATGCTGGGCATTGGGGCGGTACACGAGGTGAATAGTTTTGAACAACTCGAACAACTTGCTCAACTCTACGGCACTATTGTAGAGTTAAATATTTTGAAAACTCGCATGAGTGCGGATAATCTAATCGCGGCACTAAATCAGCAAATCAGAGAATTGACCCACGGCAAAGATGCCGTTGAGTCCAAGTCTCATCAGTCAAAGTCTTATCAGTCGAAGTCAAAACTTATCCCGGCTGACATACTGGCATTTGAATTAGCAGAAGATTACCGAGAGCGCCTCAAGTACTGCAACGAATACAAGGAATGGAAGTACTATCTAGGTGACGATTCGGGATTGTGGAAATCCCAGGATGACCACATGATCGAAACAATGATTCAGGGAATATTAGATGCCCGTTCCATTGTTGGCTATGGCACTGATAGCTATATAGTCAATATTCGCAAATTCATGGCGCGACGGCTAACTGTTGAAACGTGGCCCCAAAGAACAGGCATCGTTCCATTCCTAGATGGCGTACTGGTGCTGGCTACTGGAAAGTTTGAGAAACACTCACCCGGTAATTATTTAACCTGGACACTACCCCATCGCTTTGATAATCCCTCTCTTCGAGATTGGCCAACGATTCGCGGTTGGTTCCAGGAAGTAACGGAGGGCGACTCCCAAAAAATACAAACCCTCATCTGTTTTGCAGCTGCCACACTCAGAGGTATGTCTCATCTCCAAAAAATTCTTTACCTCTGGGGCAATGGCGGCAATGGTAAAGGCATTTACTCGGATATCCTGACGGCGTTAGTCGGCTCAGAGAATACTTGGAGTGGCAAAATTGAAAACTTGGATAATCCTAATTTCCTGGTAGACATACTCAATAAACGCTCAGTCATTTTTGAGGATCAAGATAAGGTCAATGGCGGTTTGCAAACTTTCAAAACCCTCACGGGGGGAGGAAGCACCAAAGCCAAGGAAGTTTATAAAAAAGCTTGTGATGTCAGATTGTCCGCCACAGTTTTAATTACTTCCAATTATGCGGCGCTCCAAGGCTCTGGGGTCGGCAGATGGCTCAAAAGGCGGTTGATTGTAGTAAATATGAATTACTGTCCACCAATTGTAGATACTCACCTCAGAGAAAAGCTCTACCCAGAGATGGGAGCCTTCACCCAGTACCTACTTACCATTCCAGAGAGTGAAATAATTAACACTCTCAATGGAAAAAACTCTACTGGCTATGATCTCGCTTACTGGGAAATGGCGCAGATGACTGACTCCATCGCGGCTTGGGTGGAACGGCATATCGTGCGAGATCCAAAAGGAGTGGTCAAAGTCGGCTCCAACAAAAACGAGTGGCAAAGCAGCAGCTACCGCCCCGAAATCAGCACACTGTTTGGCTCATACCATCACTACTGCCAAAATTCTGGGCAACAAGGCAAGAGCCTACCCAATTTCACCCCAGACTTACTGCAAGTCTTAAATCATGTGCTGGGATGGTCTGATGTTAAGCAGGAAAAAACCAGAACTGGCAGTCATTTTTACGGTATCCGGTTAAGAGGTACTTTCGATGAGGCTCCGTTCCCTTCCGAATCTTCAATCACTTCCAATCAAGCTGGTGATGGAGGTGTGACGGACAAGGTTATGGATATGGTGATGGACTCAAAGCCTTATGGTGACGGATGTGATGGACATTTACAGAAAAATCTTTTTGTAAATGAGGTAAATAATCATCCATCTAATTTTTTGAAGAGTGAAAGTTTGGGCGATGAGAAAACAGATTTTGTAGAAAGTTTGGGCAAAACTCCATCACCTCCGTCACAACCATCACCTGAGATAGCTATAACCCATACACCACTTGCATTACCATCCATTTCCCCAAACCATCACCAATCCGTCACCAATCCGTCACCGGCTCCATCAGCATCCGTCACCACCCGCCAACCCGTTAGAGGAGATCGTGTGAAGCTAATTTCAAGCGGCGAAGTTTATCTTATTTCTTGGGTTTCCTGTGGTAGTGATAAAGTGCTTTTGGTTTCTGCCCTCACTGGAGAGCCGCTCACTGCTCCTTCACTGTTGCGTCCTGGTGCTGCGGCGGGTGGATTAAATCTCATTGATGTTAGCGAACTGGAGTTTTTGGATACTTAG